A window from Limisphaera ngatamarikiensis encodes these proteins:
- the rpmH gene encoding 50S ribosomal protein L34, which produces MKRTYQPSKLCRKRQYGFRARMATKGGRDILRRRRRKGRKRLTPV; this is translated from the coding sequence ATGAAGCGGACGTATCAACCATCGAAGTTGTGTCGGAAACGGCAGTACGGGTTTCGGGCCCGGATGGCCACCAAGGGTGGGCGTGACATTTTACGTCGACGCCGTCGGAAAGGTCGTAAACGTCTGACACCCGTGTGA
- the rnpA gene encoding ribonuclease P protein component has translation MTGPVRRYRLGKDQRLRLGGEFARLRTEGRRMAHGCLIVNWLEAPGRSCSRLGVVVGRKLGKATVRNRARRLLREVFRLHQWDLNRPVDLVLVARPSIVGKHYRDVEADFLELLARAGLLRERPVTGGSPVVGPGCEERGGPEGGGAAKP, from the coding sequence ATGACCGGGCCAGTACGCCGGTATCGGCTGGGCAAGGACCAGCGGTTGCGGCTGGGCGGTGAGTTTGCCCGATTACGCACCGAGGGCCGGCGGATGGCGCATGGTTGTTTGATTGTCAACTGGCTGGAGGCGCCGGGGCGATCGTGTTCGCGGCTGGGGGTGGTGGTGGGTCGGAAGCTGGGCAAGGCGACGGTTCGGAACCGGGCACGTCGGTTGTTGCGGGAGGTGTTTCGGTTGCATCAGTGGGACCTGAACCGGCCGGTGGATCTGGTGCTGGTGGCGCGGCCTTCGATTGTGGGCAAGCATTACCGGGACGTGGAGGCGGATTTTTTGGAGCTACTGGCGCGGGCCGGTCTGCTTCGGGAGCGCCCGGTCACCGGTGGTTCTCCGGTTGTCGGACCCGGCTGCGAGGAGCGTGGTGGCCCAGAGGGAGGAGGCGCGGCGAAGCCATGA
- the yidD gene encoding membrane protein insertion efficiency factor YidD, with translation MNVGRRIVLACLRGYQWWISPLLTALCGPGWGCRYRPTCSAYASEAIRRYGVWRGGWLALCRLARCHPWGGSGWDPVPGTAEGEDGAGLAGGDRSCGCDEGRKAAGLGPGGMGVPDRRKEVEGFGRA, from the coding sequence ATGAACGTGGGGCGCCGGATCGTGCTGGCCTGTCTGCGCGGGTATCAGTGGTGGATTTCCCCGCTGTTGACGGCGTTGTGCGGTCCGGGCTGGGGTTGCAGGTATCGTCCCACTTGTTCGGCCTACGCCAGCGAGGCGATTCGGCGGTATGGGGTTTGGCGTGGGGGCTGGCTGGCATTGTGCCGCCTGGCCCGGTGTCATCCGTGGGGTGGCAGCGGTTGGGATCCCGTGCCGGGGACGGCGGAGGGAGAGGATGGGGCAGGCCTGGCGGGTGGGGACCGGTCGTGTGGATGCGATGAAGGACGGAAGGCTGCCGGGCTTGGACCTGGTGGGATGGGGGTTCCGGACCGTCGGAAGGAGGTTGAGGGTTTCGGTAGGGCTTAA
- a CDS encoding YidC/Oxa1 family insertase periplasmic-domain containing protein, with protein sequence MDRKSIVILVICLGLLLTWPYIVARLYPPVPRTAPDGASGTGAPPAVVSGVATSAVPAELGLGVTPATPATGSVGGVLPVALPGSEEEEETLTVTVGDARYTFTSRGGGLKRVELLKYPETPGRRVRVNGRTNEVAELNGSGPVPVLTLLGDAGWVEDGRFRLERAGSVIRAEKVLSNGVRVIKEFEPGSNYLVRVQVRLVNEGQAAVRVPVQEWVVGTAAPMGIDDDGDLVGVLWFDGKGKHEALIPWFENRGFLSCLGLAQPRPRPEYRAGESNVVWVAAQNRFFALVAMPKQPAWQVVARRLTLPAFEAVDAPARARALPQGCLTAVVYPERSLPPGGTWAEEWQLYAGPKEYRTLARIANRFQNEVDLVMGYGGFFGFFSKVLLLSMNWLHDFVGLSYGWAIIAITVIIKVLFWPLTQASTRSMKRMAALQPQMKAIQEKYKDDPAKLNKKMMEFWKEHRINPMSGCLPLLLQMPVFIGFFYMIQSAIELRGARFLWVADLSKPDTLFYVFGFPVNLLPLLMGATMLWQSHLTPPSPGMDPVQQRLLRWMPLMFLVFLYHFSAGLTLYWTVQNLLSILQMKLTRALEPASVPAAAPAAQGGAKGLPPKKRR encoded by the coding sequence ATGGATCGCAAGTCAATTGTCATTCTGGTCATCTGCCTGGGTTTGTTGCTGACCTGGCCGTACATCGTGGCGCGGTTGTATCCGCCGGTGCCCCGGACGGCCCCGGACGGGGCAAGCGGCACGGGAGCGCCACCGGCGGTGGTGAGCGGGGTTGCAACTTCGGCGGTGCCCGCAGAGTTGGGGTTGGGCGTGACCCCGGCGACTCCGGCGACCGGGTCGGTCGGTGGGGTGTTACCGGTGGCGCTGCCGGGGTCGGAGGAAGAGGAAGAGACCCTGACGGTGACGGTGGGGGATGCCCGGTACACATTCACCTCGCGTGGTGGGGGGTTGAAGCGGGTGGAGTTGCTGAAGTACCCGGAGACGCCGGGCCGGCGGGTTCGGGTTAACGGTCGGACCAATGAGGTGGCCGAGCTCAACGGGAGTGGCCCGGTCCCGGTTTTGACCTTGTTGGGGGATGCTGGATGGGTGGAGGACGGACGATTTCGTCTGGAGCGGGCGGGGTCGGTGATCCGGGCCGAGAAGGTATTGAGCAACGGGGTTCGGGTGATCAAGGAGTTTGAGCCCGGCAGCAATTATCTGGTGCGAGTGCAGGTGCGGCTGGTGAACGAAGGACAGGCCGCCGTGAGGGTGCCGGTGCAGGAATGGGTGGTGGGGACGGCTGCACCCATGGGGATTGACGACGATGGGGATCTGGTGGGGGTGTTGTGGTTTGACGGGAAAGGGAAACATGAAGCGCTGATTCCCTGGTTTGAGAATCGCGGATTTTTGTCGTGTCTGGGGCTGGCGCAGCCGCGGCCGCGTCCGGAGTATCGGGCCGGGGAGAGCAATGTGGTTTGGGTGGCGGCGCAGAACCGGTTTTTTGCGCTGGTGGCGATGCCGAAACAGCCGGCGTGGCAGGTGGTGGCGCGGCGGTTGACGTTGCCGGCGTTCGAGGCGGTGGACGCGCCGGCGCGGGCGCGGGCCCTCCCGCAGGGTTGCCTGACGGCCGTGGTGTATCCGGAGCGGAGCCTGCCTCCGGGGGGGACGTGGGCGGAGGAGTGGCAATTGTACGCGGGGCCGAAGGAGTACCGGACCCTGGCGCGGATTGCGAACCGCTTCCAGAACGAAGTGGATCTGGTGATGGGGTATGGCGGGTTCTTTGGGTTTTTCTCGAAGGTCCTGCTGTTGTCGATGAACTGGCTGCATGACTTCGTGGGCTTGTCCTATGGCTGGGCCATCATCGCCATCACGGTCATCATCAAGGTCCTGTTCTGGCCGCTGACCCAGGCCAGCACAAGGTCGATGAAACGGATGGCGGCGCTGCAACCGCAGATGAAGGCCATCCAGGAGAAGTACAAGGATGATCCGGCGAAGCTGAACAAGAAGATGATGGAGTTCTGGAAGGAGCACCGGATCAATCCGATGAGCGGCTGCCTGCCGTTGTTGTTGCAGATGCCGGTGTTCATCGGGTTCTTTTACATGATCCAGAGTGCGATCGAGCTGCGGGGGGCGCGGTTCTTGTGGGTGGCGGACCTGTCAAAGCCGGACACGCTGTTCTATGTGTTCGGCTTTCCGGTGAACCTGCTGCCGTTGTTGATGGGGGCCACGATGTTGTGGCAGTCGCATTTGACGCCGCCTTCGCCGGGGATGGATCCGGTTCAGCAACGATTGTTGCGTTGGATGCCGCTGATGTTTCTGGTGTTCCTGTACCATTTCTCGGCCGGGTTGACGCTTTACTGGACGGTGCAGAACCTGTTAAGCATCCTGCAGATGAAGCTGACGCGGGCCCTGGAACCGGCATCTGTACCCGCAGCCGCACCGGCGGCGCAGGGCGGCGCGAAGGGATTGCCGCCCAAGAAGCGCCGGTGA
- a CDS encoding protein jag, whose amino-acid sequence MPADPKATLERLLTLLGFEATVVEHRMPEGVFLEVQTPDAGRLIGRQGQVLSDLQYLTNRLLYQQDPQAPKVTVDVGGYRAQAREVLVRKAREAAEKVRRWGDIVEMEPMNAFERWVVHQALKDDPAVETQSVEVEGSELKAIVVRPRRNPTPA is encoded by the coding sequence ATGCCAGCCGATCCAAAAGCGACGTTGGAACGCCTGCTGACCCTTTTGGGGTTTGAGGCCACGGTGGTGGAACATCGCATGCCGGAGGGGGTTTTCCTGGAGGTGCAGACGCCGGATGCAGGGCGGTTGATTGGGCGGCAGGGCCAGGTGTTGTCCGATTTGCAGTATTTGACCAACCGGCTTCTTTACCAGCAGGACCCGCAGGCGCCGAAAGTAACGGTGGACGTGGGCGGCTATCGGGCTCAGGCCCGGGAGGTTCTGGTGCGCAAGGCGCGGGAGGCGGCGGAGAAGGTGCGGCGTTGGGGTGACATCGTGGAGATGGAGCCGATGAACGCCTTTGAGCGGTGGGTGGTTCACCAGGCGTTGAAGGATGATCCCGCGGTGGAAACGCAGAGCGTTGAAGTGGAGGGGTCGGAACTGAAGGCCATCGTGGTGCGGCCCCGGCGGAATCCGACTCCGGCCTGA
- the rplI gene encoding 50S ribosomal protein L9, whose amino-acid sequence MAKMQVILTSNIVGLGAESDQVTVAAGYARNYLFPRGLAIPLTAANKRRLEVLRQRRAEREAQEYNTMCELARSLAKLICVITVKTGDDGKLFGSVTSGTIADALKTQFDISLDKKQIHLEQPIKSLGEYEVELRLHPEVKGVLKVRVESSNPTFLATQAAATATAAEAATQTAETTAEAQEPKTTRASGKKEAAAKKAQKTS is encoded by the coding sequence ATGGCCAAGATGCAAGTCATTCTCACCAGTAACATCGTCGGACTCGGCGCCGAGTCCGACCAGGTCACCGTGGCCGCCGGCTACGCGCGGAACTACCTGTTCCCCCGCGGGCTGGCCATCCCGTTGACGGCCGCCAACAAGCGCCGCCTCGAGGTGCTCCGTCAACGCCGCGCCGAACGCGAGGCCCAGGAATACAACACCATGTGCGAACTGGCGCGGAGCCTGGCCAAACTGATCTGCGTCATCACCGTCAAAACCGGCGACGACGGCAAACTCTTCGGCAGCGTCACCAGCGGCACCATCGCCGACGCCCTGAAAACCCAGTTCGACATCAGCCTGGACAAAAAACAAATCCACCTCGAACAACCCATCAAAAGCCTGGGCGAATACGAGGTGGAACTCCGGCTCCACCCCGAGGTAAAGGGCGTGCTCAAGGTGCGCGTCGAAAGCAGCAACCCCACGTTTTTGGCGACCCAGGCAGCCGCCACGGCCACCGCTGCCGAGGCCGCAACCCAAACCGCCGAAACCACCGCCGAAGCCCAGGAACCCAAGACCACCAGGGCATCAGGCAAAAAGGAAGCCGCGGCCAAAAAGGCTCAGAAGACATCCTGA
- the ssb gene encoding single-stranded DNA-binding protein, with translation MASFNKVILAGNLTRDPELRYTPKGTAIARLGLAVNRRWRTETGELKDETTFVDVDAFGKTAETIAQYLKKGRSVLIEGRLRYDTWEDKQTGQKRSKLSVVLENFTFLDSGRAEGAAPNADKAPAELPEAEPLPPDDDVPF, from the coding sequence ATGGCCAGTTTCAACAAGGTGATCCTCGCCGGGAACCTGACGCGGGACCCGGAACTGCGCTATACCCCCAAGGGCACCGCCATTGCGCGACTGGGCCTGGCCGTCAACCGACGCTGGCGGACCGAAACCGGCGAACTGAAGGACGAAACCACCTTCGTGGACGTGGACGCCTTCGGTAAAACCGCCGAAACCATTGCACAATACCTGAAGAAGGGCCGGTCCGTCCTCATCGAAGGGCGCCTCCGCTACGACACGTGGGAGGACAAACAAACCGGTCAAAAACGCAGCAAATTGAGCGTCGTGCTGGAAAACTTCACCTTTCTCGATTCCGGCCGGGCCGAGGGAGCCGCTCCCAACGCCGACAAAGCACCGGCCGAGCTTCCGGAGGCCGAACCGTTGCCCCCGGACGACGACGTCCCGTTCTGA
- the rpsF gene encoding 30S ribosomal protein S6, whose amino-acid sequence MKRYEGLFILNTAGQEEGLNEIIDRITAQIKNVGGRVETVQKMGRHSFARVANRKVTSGFYVNFIFEAPPEAIAQLRNKFRLMEEIFRVMFTVAPATAGAAA is encoded by the coding sequence GTGAAACGGTACGAAGGTCTGTTCATCCTCAATACTGCCGGTCAGGAGGAAGGTCTCAACGAGATCATTGACCGGATCACCGCCCAGATCAAAAACGTCGGCGGCCGGGTGGAAACCGTCCAAAAAATGGGTCGGCACAGCTTCGCCCGCGTCGCCAACCGGAAGGTGACCTCCGGGTTTTACGTAAACTTCATCTTCGAAGCCCCGCCGGAGGCCATCGCCCAATTGCGCAACAAATTCCGACTGATGGAGGAAATCTTCCGGGTCATGTTCACCGTGGCACCCGCCACGGCCGGGGCCGCGGCCTGA
- the pth gene encoding aminoacyl-tRNA hydrolase has translation MEAWYLVAGLGNPGPQYERTRHNAGFLLAERLARRWGADWSVERAFESRLARVSRGNARVLLCQPLTFMNLSGRAVVALARYFQIPADRILVAVDDADLALGQIRLRPGGGTGGHHGLESVLAHLGTDAFPRLRIGIGRQPGTREITGYVLSPFTAEEWERLQPVLDRAAEQVECWLDHGLARAMNLYNGWVNPPPGRSDET, from the coding sequence ATGGAAGCCTGGTACCTTGTGGCCGGTTTGGGCAATCCCGGGCCGCAGTACGAGCGCACCCGGCACAACGCGGGCTTTCTCCTGGCCGAGCGCCTGGCGCGGCGGTGGGGAGCGGACTGGTCGGTCGAGCGTGCTTTCGAAAGCCGGTTGGCCCGCGTCAGCCGGGGCAACGCCCGGGTATTGCTCTGCCAGCCGCTGACCTTTATGAATCTCAGCGGCCGCGCCGTGGTTGCCCTGGCCAGGTACTTCCAGATCCCGGCCGACCGCATCTTGGTGGCCGTGGACGATGCAGACCTGGCTTTGGGCCAGATCCGGCTTCGCCCCGGCGGCGGTACCGGCGGCCATCACGGATTGGAATCCGTTCTGGCCCATCTGGGCACCGACGCCTTCCCGCGCCTGCGCATCGGGATCGGACGTCAACCCGGAACCCGCGAAATCACCGGGTACGTCCTCAGCCCGTTCACGGCGGAGGAATGGGAACGGTTGCAGCCGGTGCTCGACCGGGCCGCAGAGCAGGTGGAATGCTGGCTCGACCACGGTTTGGCTCGGGCCATGAACCTTTACAACGGGTGGGTCAATCCCCCACCCGGCAGGAGTGACGAAACGTGA
- a CDS encoding 50S ribosomal protein L25, whose translation MKAVPLKAFPRSQTRRSGARKVRAAGHVPAIIYGRHTQPKPLQVPVKDLEKLLQHTVAENILVDLDVEGDERPRRLALLQDIQRHPLSGAILHVDFHEVAENEKVTVYVPVETVGEAIGVKTGGGILEHVLFRVKVRALPRDLPEQIVVDVTNLQAGQTIHLGELPVPPGVEVLGEKTAPVITVAVPRGEEAEAAAQAGAPAEAGAVEMIREKKEETPAAETKEKPEAKDKKKEK comes from the coding sequence ATGAAAGCCGTACCGCTGAAAGCATTTCCGCGAAGCCAGACGCGACGGAGCGGCGCCCGGAAAGTCCGGGCCGCCGGTCACGTGCCCGCCATCATCTACGGCCGGCACACTCAGCCCAAACCCCTCCAGGTCCCCGTCAAAGACCTGGAAAAGCTCCTCCAACACACGGTGGCAGAGAACATCCTCGTGGACCTGGACGTCGAAGGCGATGAGAGGCCACGGCGCCTGGCCCTGCTGCAGGACATCCAGCGGCACCCGCTCAGCGGAGCCATCCTCCACGTGGACTTCCACGAGGTCGCCGAAAACGAAAAAGTCACCGTGTACGTCCCGGTCGAAACCGTGGGCGAAGCCATCGGCGTCAAAACCGGCGGCGGCATCCTGGAGCACGTCCTGTTCCGCGTCAAAGTCCGCGCCCTCCCCAGGGACCTGCCCGAGCAAATCGTCGTGGATGTCACCAACCTTCAGGCGGGTCAAACCATCCACCTCGGTGAGCTTCCCGTGCCGCCGGGCGTGGAAGTCTTGGGCGAAAAAACCGCCCCTGTGATCACCGTGGCCGTGCCTCGCGGCGAGGAGGCCGAGGCGGCCGCCCAGGCCGGTGCCCCGGCCGAGGCCGGCGCCGTCGAGATGATCAGGGAGAAGAAGGAGGAAACCCCCGCCGCGGAAACCAAGGAGAAGCCCGAGGCCAAGGATAAGAAGAAGGAGAAATAG
- a CDS encoding ribose-phosphate diphosphokinase, translating into MKVFSGTANEPLARAICQYIGIELGRATIRPFPDGETFVKIEENVRGQDVFVVQPTSPPTNHNLMELFIMMDALRRASAQRITAVVPFYGYARQDRKDQPRVPITAKLVANLMVAAGANRLLTMDLHAQQIQGFFDIPVDHLYAAPVMYAYLRQKRLQNLVVVSPDVGGMKMAYAYAQTLQAGLAIVAKRRRSPTEVESLALIGEVRGKNCLLVDDLTETGSTLVQAAELLKKRGARQILACVSHAILNEQAIERLRNSKIDELITTDTVLRPVITGVNITTLSVAGLLGEAIKRIHNNESVNSLFEFNGGRTS; encoded by the coding sequence GTGAAGGTATTCAGTGGAACAGCCAACGAGCCTCTGGCTCGAGCCATTTGCCAGTACATCGGCATCGAACTGGGCCGGGCAACGATCCGTCCGTTCCCGGACGGCGAAACCTTTGTCAAAATCGAGGAGAACGTCCGGGGCCAGGACGTGTTTGTGGTCCAACCCACCTCGCCCCCCACCAACCACAACCTGATGGAGCTGTTCATCATGATGGATGCCCTGCGGCGGGCCAGTGCCCAGCGGATTACCGCCGTGGTCCCCTTTTACGGCTACGCCCGGCAGGACCGCAAAGACCAGCCGCGCGTCCCCATCACCGCCAAACTGGTCGCCAACCTCATGGTGGCCGCCGGCGCCAACCGGCTCCTCACCATGGACCTGCACGCCCAGCAAATCCAGGGTTTCTTCGACATCCCGGTGGATCATCTCTACGCCGCCCCCGTCATGTACGCGTACCTTCGCCAGAAACGGTTGCAGAACCTGGTGGTCGTCAGCCCCGACGTGGGCGGCATGAAAATGGCCTATGCCTACGCCCAAACCCTCCAGGCCGGCCTGGCCATCGTGGCCAAACGTCGCCGCAGCCCCACCGAGGTCGAGTCCCTGGCCCTCATCGGCGAGGTGCGCGGCAAAAACTGCCTCCTGGTCGACGACCTGACCGAAACCGGTAGTACCCTCGTCCAGGCAGCCGAGCTGCTCAAAAAGCGGGGGGCCCGACAGATCCTGGCCTGCGTCTCCCACGCCATCCTCAACGAGCAGGCCATCGAACGACTCCGGAATTCCAAGATTGACGAATTGATCACAACCGATACGGTGTTGCGTCCGGTCATCACCGGGGTGAACATCACCACCCTGTCCGTGGCCGGACTGTTGGGCGAGGCGATCAAACGGATTCACAACAATGAATCGGTCAACTCGCTCTTCGAATTCAACGGCGGCCGCACCAGTTGA
- a CDS encoding DUF4339 domain-containing protein: MYRIIGGDGREYGPVSAEQIRQWVRENRANADTRACVEGTNEWKPLRAFPEFADLWPLGMPAGLSGGVAGALEMSGSARARVSGPAIGLLITAALGAVVNLVWLIRIATGVNVVPTRGEVPSELVPLMEKFSSAVGVVSCLIGLALSALVAYGARQMQTMSSFGWGVTAAVLALIPCTSPCCVLGVPIGIWALVVLYRPEVRAAFGSQAGVV, from the coding sequence ATGTACAGGATCATCGGAGGCGACGGCAGGGAGTACGGGCCTGTTTCGGCGGAGCAGATCCGGCAGTGGGTACGGGAGAACCGGGCCAATGCCGACACCCGGGCCTGTGTGGAGGGGACGAACGAGTGGAAGCCGCTGCGGGCTTTTCCGGAATTTGCGGATCTCTGGCCGTTGGGGATGCCGGCGGGGCTGTCCGGGGGTGTGGCGGGTGCGCTTGAGATGAGCGGGTCGGCGCGAGCCCGGGTGTCCGGGCCTGCGATTGGGTTGCTGATCACGGCGGCGCTGGGCGCGGTGGTGAATCTGGTGTGGCTGATCAGGATCGCCACCGGCGTGAACGTTGTTCCGACCCGTGGTGAGGTGCCGTCCGAGTTGGTTCCCCTGATGGAAAAGTTCAGTTCTGCGGTGGGCGTAGTGAGCTGCTTGATCGGTTTGGCTTTGTCCGCGCTGGTGGCGTATGGGGCCCGGCAGATGCAGACCATGAGCAGCTTTGGCTGGGGCGTGACGGCGGCGGTTCTTGCGTTGATCCCGTGCACGTCACCCTGCTGTGTGCTGGGGGTGCCGATTGGAATCTGGGCGCTTGTGGTTTTGTATCGGCCGGAGGTTCGGGCGGCGTTTGGTTCGCAGGCGGGCGTGGTTTGA
- a CDS encoding 4a-hydroxytetrahydrobiopterin dehydratase yields the protein MHVLSASELRVALRSLPGWRRRRGRLERTFELKDFMGALRLVNRVGRWAERVQHHPDISIQWNRVTFSLTTHDAGGITEKDLELARQIDRLAARRD from the coding sequence ATGCATGTACTGAGTGCGAGTGAGCTGCGGGTGGCTTTGCGCAGCCTGCCGGGTTGGCGTCGGCGACGGGGCCGACTGGAAAGGACCTTTGAGCTGAAGGACTTCATGGGGGCGTTGCGTTTGGTGAACCGGGTGGGTCGTTGGGCCGAACGGGTTCAGCATCATCCCGACATCAGCATTCAGTGGAACCGTGTGACCTTTTCGCTGACGACCCACGATGCCGGGGGAATCACGGAGAAGGACCTGGAGTTGGCGCGGCAGATTGATCGATTGGCGGCGCGGCGGGATTGA
- a CDS encoding tRNA dihydrouridine synthase → MQDVTDAAFWGLIQQRGGADAYWTEYTRVHATSRPEKAVVRAILNNPTGRPVVAQMMGNDPDALARTARLLEQLPVAAIELNLGCPAPVVYRKCAGGGLLRQPRLLDQILGRLRDTVTLPLSLKTRLGFDSDAHFDQLLDLYARHRPDLVIVHARTVLQGYGLPVRYDLIQRAAQSLPCPVLANGHIHDPHQALQILQQTGARGWMIGRAAIRNPWIFSQIRQALSGQPIQRPTGRDVLHYIEQLWESYATPGYPERLQTQRLKLFTNFIGEGLGPDAGAFLHAIRRSQTRAEFFEICRRHLDHDRPLDLNPHPGPPPTPANTNTLAPAVESAT, encoded by the coding sequence ATGCAGGATGTGACCGACGCCGCCTTCTGGGGCCTCATCCAACAGCGCGGCGGCGCCGACGCCTATTGGACCGAATACACACGCGTCCACGCCACCTCACGGCCGGAAAAAGCCGTGGTCCGCGCCATCCTCAACAACCCCACCGGCCGACCCGTGGTGGCCCAAATGATGGGCAACGACCCCGACGCCCTGGCCCGCACCGCCCGGCTGTTGGAACAGCTCCCCGTGGCCGCCATCGAACTCAACCTCGGTTGCCCCGCACCCGTCGTCTACCGCAAATGCGCCGGAGGCGGTCTGCTCCGTCAACCCCGGCTCCTTGACCAGATCCTGGGCCGGCTCCGCGACACGGTAACCCTGCCCCTCAGCCTCAAAACCCGCCTCGGATTCGATTCCGACGCACACTTCGACCAACTCCTGGACCTCTACGCGCGGCACCGACCCGACCTGGTCATCGTCCACGCCCGCACCGTGCTCCAGGGCTATGGTCTGCCCGTCCGTTACGACCTGATCCAACGAGCCGCCCAAAGTCTACCCTGCCCGGTCCTGGCCAACGGACACATCCACGACCCCCACCAGGCCCTCCAAATCCTCCAACAAACCGGGGCCCGGGGCTGGATGATCGGCCGCGCCGCCATCCGCAATCCGTGGATCTTCTCCCAGATCCGTCAGGCCCTGTCCGGCCAGCCCATCCAACGCCCCACCGGCCGCGACGTCCTCCACTACATCGAGCAGCTCTGGGAATCTTACGCCACCCCGGGTTACCCGGAGCGACTCCAAACGCAGCGCCTCAAACTCTTCACCAACTTCATCGGCGAAGGATTGGGCCCCGACGCCGGGGCGTTCCTCCACGCCATTCGGCGCAGCCAGACCAGGGCCGAGTTCTTCGAAATCTGCCGCCGCCACCTGGACCATGACCGGCCGTTGGACCTCAACCCGCACCCCGGCCCCCCACCCACTCCCGCAAACACCAACACCCTCGCACCCGCCGTCGAGTCGGCCACCTGA
- the thiH gene encoding 2-iminoacetate synthase ThiH — protein MSFVAEFNRLPLQNLVQRARSASRAAVRESLERGSLTLTDFAHLISPAASEYLEEMARRSHALTVQRFGRVIRLFAPLYLSNECVNVCRYCGFSRNNPILRVTLSPDEVLQEARALKAQGFRNLLLVAGEHPKFVSPAYLRDCVALVHGEVPSVSLEVGPLSVEDYRPLVDAGAEGLVVYQETYDRAVYAEMHVSGPKRNFEWRLETPERAYAAGFRRLGIGALYGLADWRYEALAVAAHAAYLLRHCWKAFLTISLPRLRPCAGEFQPLTRMSDRELVQLVCAFRLMFPDVGLVLSTRESPQLRDGLIPLGITLMSAGSHTEPGGYTGAGRDHIHKTVRGRIVDAGASEWAAAGPASASGATEQFAIADTRSAAEVARRIAALGYEPVWKDWDAVLSGPHTPGSHHESRAPADEPALAQLHEPAACTRGAANTFTN, from the coding sequence GTGAGCTTTGTGGCCGAATTCAACCGTCTGCCGCTGCAAAACCTGGTTCAGCGCGCCCGATCCGCCTCCCGCGCCGCCGTGCGCGAGAGCCTGGAACGGGGTTCGCTCACGCTGACCGACTTCGCGCATCTGATTTCCCCGGCCGCCTCGGAATACCTGGAGGAAATGGCGCGCCGCTCGCACGCGCTCACCGTACAACGGTTTGGACGCGTCATCCGGCTCTTCGCGCCCCTCTACCTCTCCAATGAATGCGTCAACGTCTGTCGCTACTGCGGTTTCTCCCGAAACAACCCCATCCTGCGGGTGACACTCAGCCCGGACGAGGTCCTCCAGGAAGCCCGGGCCCTGAAAGCCCAGGGATTCCGCAACCTCCTGCTGGTGGCCGGTGAACACCCCAAATTCGTCTCCCCGGCCTACCTGCGGGATTGCGTGGCGCTTGTACACGGCGAGGTCCCCTCCGTTTCCCTCGAGGTCGGCCCCCTCTCCGTCGAGGATTATCGTCCCCTGGTGGATGCGGGCGCCGAGGGGCTGGTCGTCTACCAGGAAACCTACGACCGCGCCGTTTACGCCGAGATGCACGTCTCCGGCCCCAAACGCAATTTCGAATGGCGACTGGAAACGCCCGAACGCGCCTACGCCGCCGGGTTCCGCCGGCTGGGGATCGGCGCCCTGTACGGACTGGCCGATTGGCGGTACGAAGCGCTCGCCGTGGCGGCCCACGCCGCCTACCTGCTGCGCCACTGCTGGAAAGCGTTCCTGACCATTTCGCTGCCCCGACTGCGCCCCTGCGCCGGCGAGTTCCAGCCCCTCACCCGCATGAGCGACCGCGAACTGGTCCAACTGGTCTGCGCCTTCCGACTCATGTTCCCGGACGTCGGTCTGGTGCTCTCCACGCGCGAATCCCCGCAACTGCGCGACGGCCTCATCCCCCTGGGTATCACCCTGATGAGCGCCGGCAGTCATACCGAACCCGGCGGTTACACCGGCGCCGGACGGGATCACATTCACAAAACCGTGCGCGGTCGCATTGTCGACGCCGGCGCCAGCGAATGGGCCGCAGCGGGCCCGGCATCCGCATCGGGCGCCACCGAACAGTTCGCCATCGCCGACACCCGCTCCGCCGCCGAGGTCGCACGTCGCATCGCCGCACTCGGTTACGAGCCGGTTTGGAAGGATTGGGATGCCGTCCTGAGCGGACCCCATACCCCGGGATCCCACCATGAATCCCGGGCTCCCGCCGACGAGCCCGCCCTCGCACAACTCCACGAACCCGCCGCTTGCACCCGTGGAGCTGCCAACACCTTCACCAACTGA